In Desulfobulbaceae bacterium, the genomic stretch CGTTGAGCAAGGGACCGTCAACAAGGTGGTTATCCAGGGAAACGAAATCACAGGCATCGCCCAAGGAGGCTCCAGCTTTAAGGCTATCGCCCCACCCGATCTCGAACTGATCCCAACCCTTCGGAAGCAAGGAGTAAACATCCAAGCCAAACAGCACGAAGAAACCCCATGGTATA encodes the following:
- a CDS encoding cell division protein FtsH; this translates as MNMFYKNLSMWLVIGLTMILLFNLFSKPHTQIEEMSYTDFLSSVEQGTVNKVVIQGNEITGIAQGGSSFKAIAPPDLELIPTLRKQGVNIQAKQHEETPWY